In one window of Primulina tabacum isolate GXHZ01 chromosome 8, ASM2559414v2, whole genome shotgun sequence DNA:
- the LOC142554365 gene encoding uncharacterized protein LOC142554365, with amino-acid sequence MATASSVTRLPSAAASHHWHPCLITKLPFPSHIPISPRPTSRLHVSSKPITASASATSKKDEETIFFDGGAHYGDLLANIILGFTLLWLPLSLAAVFRAFFLRYRFTNLRVTVISGLTGQDRSDFSYDVIKDVRVVPRFIGEWGDVIITLRDGTEVDLRSVPKFREIAKYCLSMADKPVVLKDSASKGF; translated from the coding sequence ATGGCCACCGCCTCGTCAGTCACTCGTTTACCCTCCGCTGCCGCTTCCCACCACTGGCACCCATGCTTAATAACCAAACTGCCTTTCCCCAGCCACATTCCCATATCCCCCCGCCCAACCAGCAGGCTCCACGTGTCCTCCAAGCCCATCACTGCCTCCGCCTCCGCCACATCCAAGAAAGACGAAGAAACCATCTTTTTCGACGGCGGAGCTCACTATGGAGACCTCTTAGCAAATATTATCCTGGGCTTCACTCTTCTTTGGCTACCATTATCGTTGGCCGCTGTATTTAGGGCATTTTTTCTGAGATACAGGTTTACTAACTTGAGGGTTACTGTCATATCTGGGCTGACAGGGCAGGACAGAAGTGACTTCTCCTACGATGTAATCAAAGATGTTCGGGTTGTACCAAGATTTATTGGTGAGTGGGGTGACGTTATCATCACCTTGAGAGATGGAACCGAGGTGGATTTGAGGAGTGTTCCTAAATTTAGGGAAATTGCAAAATATTGTCTGTCTATGGCTGATAAGCCTGTGGTTTTGAAGGATAGTGCATCTAAAGGATTTTGA